A single Brevundimonas sp. SL130 DNA region contains:
- a CDS encoding DUF6468 domain-containing protein has translation MAGMIMDAVLMLLLVAAVGYGIKLERKLATLRAGQVAFAQAVSELNMAAGRAEAALATLRASGQETDLLHDRIIKAREVKQQLESLIARAPVSAPAEAPVAARERDLELVSNVGASVALVNDDEERARRMAALADRIQGMSKPAKAQDGGRRSPAPGGRDNVAAIVQALTAAGSANHTAKQSLNAARRNLDDDLFAA, from the coding sequence ATGGCCGGCATGATCATGGACGCCGTGCTGATGCTGCTGCTGGTCGCGGCGGTGGGCTACGGGATCAAGCTGGAACGCAAGCTGGCGACCCTGCGCGCCGGCCAGGTCGCCTTCGCCCAGGCGGTCAGCGAGTTGAACATGGCCGCCGGGCGCGCCGAGGCGGCGCTGGCGACCCTGCGCGCTTCGGGCCAGGAGACGGATCTTCTTCATGACCGCATCATCAAGGCGCGCGAGGTCAAGCAACAGCTTGAAAGCCTGATCGCCCGCGCGCCGGTTTCGGCCCCGGCCGAAGCGCCGGTCGCCGCGCGTGAGCGAGACCTGGAACTGGTGTCCAACGTCGGCGCCTCGGTTGCTTTGGTCAATGACGACGAGGAACGCGCCCGCCGCATGGCTGCGCTCGCCGATCGGATCCAGGGCATGTCCAAGCCTGCGAAGGCCCAGGATGGAGGCCGTCGGAGCCCCGCTCCGGGCGGGCGCGATAATGTCGCCGCCATCGTTCAGGCCCTGACGGCCGCCGGCTCCGCTAACCACACTGCAAAACAAAGCCTCAACGCCGCGCGTCGTAATCTCGACGACGATCTGTTCGCCGCCTGA